A single window of Xylocopilactobacillus apicola DNA harbors:
- a CDS encoding sensor histidine kinase, with protein sequence MASIAAATEILQDGICDNPLEYYEVIQRNVTLLNNLTQELKLSIPKIPINLQIIDVKTWAQDLIKEVRMEAPQAAIYTKLTNSTINGDLIQLNRALKNILANSYRFSRNVLVLKFFEETGNLKIQIKNDGAQITKKKLPLVFERFYSQNCDNSDGHLGLGLYVAKQIIKVMDGEITAKLTGEIICFEISLPIIMKPNEKK encoded by the coding sequence TTGGCATCGATCGCTGCTGCAACTGAAATATTGCAAGATGGCATTTGTGATAATCCCCTTGAATATTATGAGGTAATCCAAAGAAACGTTACCTTATTAAATAATTTGACACAAGAGTTAAAGTTATCGATTCCAAAAATTCCAATTAATCTTCAAATTATCGATGTCAAAACCTGGGCTCAAGATCTTATTAAAGAGGTTCGAATGGAAGCTCCTCAAGCAGCTATTTATACTAAATTAACTAATAGCACAATAAATGGTGATTTAATCCAATTAAATCGAGCGTTAAAAAACATTCTAGCCAATTCGTATCGATTTTCACGAAATGTTTTAGTTTTAAAATTTTTTGAGGAAACAGGAAATTTAAAAATTCAAATTAAAAACGATGGAGCCCAGATCACAAAAAAAAAATTACCTTTAGTCTTTGAGCGTTTTTACAGTCAAAATTGCGATAACTCTGATGGACATCTTGGACTGGGTCTTTATGTTGCAAAGCAAATAATTAAAGTTATGGACGGTGAAATTACTGCCAAGCTTACAGGAGAAATAATTTGCTTTGAAATCAGTTTGCCGATTATAATGAAACCAAATGAGAAAAAATAA
- a CDS encoding HAMP domain-containing protein has protein sequence MKKSLNNEVIKLTVLLLLFPFLMYVFLSSDPIYSIILWVILLFLPVLITRFIKKRILRPLKTLTEETKRIATGDLSHEMIVENNDEIGNLIKAFDQLRSELAQKSLEQKNFERSREDFVASITHDLKTPLGIDRCCN, from the coding sequence ATGAAAAAAAGTCTTAACAATGAAGTGATTAAATTAACAGTGCTTCTTTTATTGTTCCCATTTTTAATGTACGTCTTTTTGTCCTCCGATCCCATTTATAGTATTATTCTTTGGGTCATTTTGCTCTTTTTACCAGTATTGATTACTAGGTTTATTAAAAAAAGAATTTTACGACCTCTTAAAACACTTACAGAAGAAACGAAGAGAATTGCAACAGGCGATCTTTCCCATGAGATGATTGTAGAAAATAATGATGAAATTGGTAATTTGATCAAAGCTTTTGACCAGTTGCGCTCAGAACTTGCTCAGAAGTCTTTGGAACAAAAAAACTTTGAACGCTCTCGTGAAGATTTTGTTGCAAGTATCACTCATGATTTAAAGACCCCCCTTGGCATCGATCGCTGCTGCAACTGA
- a CDS encoding response regulator transcription factor, translated as MPAKILIIEDNPDLSKMIDLYLKKSNYASKICASGGHAINIYEEFGPDLILLDLMLPEINGLEILAEIRLHSTIPIIIISAKESERDRITGLKLGADDYVTKPFSLKELIARVDAHLRRQNYQITPMVSYNDISINLLAQKVTKGGRLVNLTTKEFAVLQFFVEHPAQVLSKEQIYNQVWSYDQFGDLNTVTIHIQKIREKMPNTHGITTVRGSGYRFDGELHEKKS; from the coding sequence TTGCCTGCCAAAATTCTAATTATTGAAGATAATCCCGATCTTTCCAAAATGATTGATTTGTATTTAAAAAAATCTAATTATGCATCGAAAATTTGTGCTAGTGGAGGTCATGCGATTAATATCTATGAAGAATTTGGACCTGATTTAATTTTGTTGGATCTAATGTTACCTGAAATAAATGGCCTAGAAATTCTTGCTGAAATTCGACTTCATTCAACAATACCAATCATTATTATTAGTGCTAAAGAAAGTGAGAGAGACCGAATTACAGGTTTAAAACTGGGTGCTGATGATTATGTCACTAAACCGTTCTCGCTAAAAGAATTGATCGCTCGAGTTGATGCCCATCTTAGGCGTCAAAATTATCAAATAACGCCAATGGTTAGCTACAATGACATTTCTATAAATTTGCTAGCTCAAAAAGTAACAAAAGGGGGGAGGCTCGTTAATCTCACCACAAAAGAATTTGCCGTACTGCAATTTTTTGTAGAGCATCCCGCGCAAGTTTTAAGTAAAGAACAAATCTATAATCAAGTTTGGAGCTACGATCAATTTGGAGATCTGAACACAGTCACAATCCATATTCAAAAAATTAGAGAAAAAATGCCAAATACTCATGGAATCACTACCGTCCGTGGGAGTGGATACCGCTTTGATGGAGAATTACATGAAAAAAAGTCTTAA
- a CDS encoding ABC transporter permease codes for MFRNILQSESIKFITNPWCLIGMLSAVAFAGLKNGMYLGQAGLVITSSVFIGQEYRNLELRTSLLTAPARLKLFGAKLFLLTFVTWITGLTSFLIAREHFSLMILLSWTFIVWLSAFISMITRSQVVPLTILFSLILGFSQMLFSFFKIAKYLPDLATMNLFLVQPHKNMLNPTQGLLVQLVWVLVLSFLALIVQARDLK; via the coding sequence GGCATGCTTAGTGCAGTCGCTTTTGCGGGGTTAAAAAATGGCATGTACTTAGGACAGGCAGGTTTAGTTATCACTTCGTCAGTTTTCATTGGACAAGAATATCGTAATTTAGAGTTGAGGACAAGTTTGCTAACGGCTCCTGCTCGCCTGAAATTATTTGGTGCGAAATTATTTTTATTAACTTTCGTGACCTGGATAACAGGTTTAACCTCGTTTTTAATTGCCAGAGAACATTTTTCGCTAATGATTTTACTTAGTTGGACTTTTATCGTTTGGTTAAGTGCATTTATTTCAATGATTACTCGTTCACAAGTTGTTCCACTGACAATTTTGTTTTCACTTATTTTAGGATTTAGCCAAATGCTTTTTAGCTTTTTTAAAATTGCTAAATATTTGCCGGACCTAGCAACGATGAATTTATTTCTTGTTCAACCACACAAAAACATGTTAAATCCCACTCAAGGTTTATTAGTTCAGCTTGTTTGGGTTTTGGTTCTGAGTTTTTTAGCCTTGATTGTTCAAGCCAGAGACCTTAAATAA